In Oncorhynchus kisutch isolate 150728-3 unplaced genomic scaffold, Okis_V2 scaffold1742, whole genome shotgun sequence, one DNA window encodes the following:
- the LOC109880331 gene encoding nectin-4-like: MSPALYNYLFILLIILPKGLSHLVRTQQVVTATLGEDADLNCELMKPKDVRQVTWQKVTAGENENLASYSKHGPNVNLRFKGKVEFEDEGLQNCSIIIRGVSRGDESCYKCLFNTFPEGAISGTTCLKVNELYGPSLLITQTNNSHTTLSCSATGRPVPIVTWDDIMIEHSTMVDVTHPNGTVTVTTTATVVVSSLTDKKVRCVASLSFGGSIKVVSEVIPASDQASFAGQSQVSDDDRISGTVVGAVMGAVLCLMCLISVFCVIWRQNRKDTSSREKNIPDPENSKTPLKTQQNRSPSKHFTPSSSPSHMSHSTNSSTKRRMNKNTSFRDTPNSSPSMIKSLSSSDKRMMHQAQEAVKSISIQESDDGVTRNLLEDDDY; this comes from the exons ATGTCTCCTGCACTCTACAACTACCTGTTTATTCTACTGATAATCCTACCTAAAG GGCTCTCTCATCTGGTGAGAACACAGCAGGTTGTCACAGCAACCCTGGGAGAAGATGCAGACTTAAACTGTGAGCTCATGAAACCCAAAGACGTGCGTCAAGTCACATGGCAAAAAGTGACAGCTGGGGAGAATGAAAATTTGGCCTCCTACAGCAAACACGGTCCCAATGTCAACCTACGTTTTAAGGGGAAAGTGGAGTTTGAAGACGAGGGACTGCAGAACTGCTCTATCATCATCAGAGGAGTGTCAAGAGGAGACGAGTCCTGCTACAAGTGTCTGTTTAACACCTTTCCAGAGGGAGCTATTAGTGGAACCACCTGCCTCAAAGTCAATG aGCTGTATGGACCCTCACTCCTCATCACACAAACCAACAACAGTCACACcactctgtcctgttctgctacTGGACGACCTGTTCCTATAGTAACCTGGGATGACATCATGATAGAACATTCCACCATGGTTGATGTCACCCATCCCAATGGAACTGTCACTGTGACAACTACTGCAACAGTGGTAGTGTCCAGTCTAACTGACAAAAAGGTTAGGTGTGTTGCTTCACTATCCTTTGGTGGTTCCATCAAGGTGGTTTCAGAGGTGATTCCAGCTAGTGATCAAGCTTCATTTGCAG GTCAATCTCAGGTCTCTGATGATGACAGGATCAGTG GTACAGTGGTTGGTGCAGTGATGGGTGCAGTGTTGTGTTTAATGTGTCTCATCTCTGTATTCTGTGTAATATGGCGGCAAAATAGAAAAGATACCTCTTCCAG GGAAAAAAACATACCGGACCCTGAAAACAGCAAGACTCCTCTAAAGACACAACAGAACAGATCACCATCCAAACA tttcacACCATCCTCCAGTCCATCACACAT GTCACACTCAACCAACTCGTCAACCAAGCGTAGGATGAATAAGAA TACATCTTTCAGGGACACACCAAACTCCAGTCCATCAAT GATAAAATCCCTCAGCTCGTCAGACAAGCGTATGATGCATCAAGCTCAGGAGGCTGTAAAAAG TATCTCCATTCAAGAATCAGATGATGGTGTAACAAG aaACCTTCTAGAAGATGACGACTACTGA